TCCAAAGGTGACTGAAGTCACACACCCACAGAGGCGGTTCATGCCTGTTCCGTAGCCCGTTGTCCGATTAAGTTATAGAAACGTGCCCTGGAATCTCGGGGCCGTTCGGCTTCTTCTACGGGTATGTACCGAACCGCGGGCCCACAAGGCCCCGGTACGTGTGATCAGGGAAATGTGGTGAGTCTGCTTGTCGTTCTGGCGTGCGCTGCTGCGTGAGACGGGGTTGACGCGTTCTGCCAAGGTCAAGGCGACCGAGGCCGCCATACCCACTCCCCAGGAGCGAGAAGAGCTCCTGGCGGAGCGGACCGCGCCCCTGCCCCAGCAGGTACCGACCGCCGCGGGCGGGGTGCCCACCGGCGCCTCGCACCGGGCGCTGCCCCAGCGCCCCGTGTCCTCTACCGCCGGCACCAAGGTCTCCGGAACCAAGGTCCCCACCGCCGGGATGCGCGCGGCGGCCCTGGAGCGCACCCTCCAGTCGCTCGTGGAGCGGCTGGGGACCGAACACCCGGACACCATCACCGCCCGCAACAACCTGGCCACCAAGTACGCGCAGATGGGTCGGCGCCAGGCCGCCGTGCAGCAGTTCGAGCTGGCCCTGGGCGAAGCCGTGGCGGTCTACGGCGAGGAGCACCCCCGCACCGAGATCATCCGGGAGAACCTGGCCTGGGCGCTGGAGGACGTTGGCTGCCCCGCCGACGCCGCCGCGCAGTGGGAGACCCTGCTCAGCCAGCGGGAAAACCAGTTCGGCCCGGCCGACGAGGACACGGTGGAGGCGCGCATGCGCCTGGCCGTGTGCTACCGGCGCAGCGGCCGGGTGGACGCCGCGGTGGCCCACTACGCGCGGGCCATCGAGGACGTCGCCTCCACCGAGCGCCGCGAGGAGCTCCGGCTGGGCATGAGCGCGGCGCAGAGCATGGCCGGACGCTACGAGGAGGCCATCTCGCAGCTGCGGATGGTGCTGGCCGGGCGCCGCCGTCGCCTGGGCAAGGGCCACCTGAACACCCTCGCGGTGCACCACCGGCTGGGCCGCGCCTACACGCAGGCGGGCCGGGCCGACGAGGCCGTCGAGGTCCTCCGCGAGGCCTACCGCGTGGCGCTGAACTCCTCCGGCGACCCGGAGGTGCGCCGGCTCACCATGCGGCTGCGCCGGGACCTGGCGGGCGCCTACAACGCCGCCGGGCGCCACCGCGAGGCCGACGCGCTGCTCTGACAAGGCGCGGCACACCCGAGGCGCGCTGAGGGCCGGGGCTCCCCACCAGGGCTCCCGGCCCTCACGCGTGTGCGCGGAAGGTTCGGGGAACAAGGTGGCCAGGCGCGAAAACCATTCGCGCGAACTGCCCTGGTATGGAGGCCATGGGCTTCCTCGGTTGAGTCGGCCCCAAGGCACTAAACACACCTACTTCGTGGCCGACTCCGGTGACGACCCGCTCGGGGTCACCCTGCGGCTGTCTACCAGGAGGAATCGCCTCGCTTGCTGGTTCGCGTAGGTCTGACACCGTCTAACACCTACGGGGCGGCGGACTGGGGAAGTTTTGTGGTTTCGCCCCGCCCGCCGGGATGGTTTCGCTAGTGTGTTCGATCATGAAGATCGTTGTGCAGATAAAGCTGCTCCCCGACGCCGCCCAGTCGGCGGCGCTGTGGGAGACGCTGAAGCTGTGCAACCAGGCAGCCAACCACGCCTCCCGACGCGCCCACGAGAGCGGAGTGAAGGCTAAGGCACCGTTGCAGCGCCTGGTCTACGCCGAGCTGAAGGCCATGGGTCTGTCCGCCCAACCCGCGATCCACTGCGCACGCAAGGTCGCCGGGTCTTACGCCACACTGAAGGCCAACCTCACGGCCGGGAATTACGGCCGTCAGGGTTCCAAGCAGCGCGCCCGTGTGGAGAACTCGCCGGTGCGGTTCCGTAAGGACGCCGCGCAGCCGTTCGACGACCGATGCCTGTCCTGGCAGTTGGACGCCCGCACCGTGTCGATCTGGACCGTTCAGGGGCGGATGAAGGGCATCGCCTTCGCGTGCTCATCTGACCAGGCCAAGACGCTGGCCGAGTACCGGCAGGGTGAGTCCGACCTGGTCCGGCGCGGTGGCAACTGGTACCTGTACGCCACATGCAAGGTTCC
This DNA window, taken from Nocardiopsis exhalans, encodes the following:
- a CDS encoding tetratricopeptide repeat protein; amino-acid sequence: MSFWRALLRETGLTRSAKVKATEAAIPTPQEREELLAERTAPLPQQVPTAAGGVPTGASHRALPQRPVSSTAGTKVSGTKVPTAGMRAAALERTLQSLVERLGTEHPDTITARNNLATKYAQMGRRQAAVQQFELALGEAVAVYGEEHPRTEIIRENLAWALEDVGCPADAAAQWETLLSQRENQFGPADEDTVEARMRLAVCYRRSGRVDAAVAHYARAIEDVASTERREELRLGMSAAQSMAGRYEEAISQLRMVLAGRRRRLGKGHLNTLAVHHRLGRAYTQAGRADEAVEVLREAYRVALNSSGDPEVRRLTMRLRRDLAGAYNAAGRHREADALL